In Helianthus annuus cultivar XRQ/B chromosome 3, HanXRQr2.0-SUNRISE, whole genome shotgun sequence, a single window of DNA contains:
- the LOC110911359 gene encoding peptide-N4-(N-acetyl-beta-glucosaminyl)asparagine amidase A translates to MASTVLSLLPLLLSLLPFTSTSTATFRPHLTTTTTTTTPHHTPPTTYFEVTKPIQLPNTKPCSTHVLTHDFGYTYGRPPVLAQYTPPSNCPSSNFDKIVLEWAATCKGRQFDRIFGVWLGGVELLRSCTAEPRPTGIEWTVKKDITRYYSLLRTNQTLAVYLGNLVDSTYTGVYHVNVSIHFYPVEVKKMRKLPVNSNGLRDQWADLIIPISRNLPLNDGLWFKVENSTDVESKQFVIPQNAYKAVLEVYVSFHENDEFWPTNVPNDYILENNLTGFAGNGPFREVVVSLDGGVVGAIWPFTVVYTGGVNPLLWRPITGIGSFDLPTYDIEITPFLGTILNRKPHEFGFSVTNALNVWYIDANLHVWLDKKSDKTNGKILTQNVSPLHVSLVSNYTGLNGTFIKKVTRSIKSTGWVQSSYGKIVTESTQEFNYSNIMVMANDGGLQIVDQIIEFNDSVSTKKASSVHLKQSLKSFSFYINSDTEDKGNGSFAQLADITLGFNEKKIVNSGSNSSSSVLENIQKGQGSMLVKGNLVVSGLGSTQQMYNYGDNKFCYFRDISSSNYTIIYDKEGHTCG, encoded by the coding sequence ATGGCTTCCACCGTCCTCTCTCTCCTCCCCCTCCTCCTCTCTCTCCTCCCcttcacctccacctccaccgccACATTCCGCCCAcacctcaccaccaccaccaccaccaccacccctcaCCACACACCACCCACCACTTACTTTGAAGTAACCAAACCAATTCAACTCCCAAACACAAAACCATGTTCAACCCATGTTCTAACTCATGATTTCGGCTACACCTACGGCCGCCCTCCGGTTTTGGCCCAATACACACCTCCATCAAACTGCCCATCAAGTAACTTTGACAAGATTGTTCTTGAATGGGCTGCTACTTGTAAAGGCAGACAATTTGACAGGATTTTCGGGGTTTGGCTCGGTGGAGTCGAGCTGCTGCGAAGCTGCACCGCTGAGCCCAGACCCACCGGGATCGAATGGACAGTGAAGAAAGACATTACTAGGTATTACTCTTTACTTAGGACTAATCAAACACTTGCTGTTTATTTGGGGAATCTTGTTGATAGTACTTATACTGGTGTGTACCATGTTAATGTTAGTATTCATTTTTACCCTGTTGAGGTTAAGAAAATGAGGAAGTTACCGGTTAATTCGAATGGTTTGCGTGATCAATGGGCTGATTTGATCATACCCATTTCGAGAAACTTACCGTTAAACGATGGGTTGTGGTTCAAAGTCGAGAATTCGACGGATGTGGAGTCGAAACAGTTTGTGATTCCCCAAAATGCATATAAAGCTGTTCTTGAAGTATACGTTTCGTTTCATGAAAATGATGAGTTTTGGCCCACTAATGTTCCGAATGATTATATTTTGGAGAATAATTTGACTGGTTTCGCGGGTAATGGGCCGTTTAGGGAGGTTGTGGTGAGTTTAGATGGTGGTGTAGTTGGTGCAATTTGGCCTTTTACGGTAGTGTATACAGGTGGTGTTAACCCATTGTTGTGGAGACCGATTACTGGCATTGGATCGTTTGATCTTCCTACGTATGATATCGAGATAACCCCGTTTTTAGGAACAATTTTAAACAGGAAACCCCATGAGTTTGGTTTTAGCGTCACAAACGCGTTAAATGTTTGGTACATTGATGCAAATTTACATGTATGGTTAGATAAAAAGAGTGACAAGACAAATGGAAAGATATTGACACAAAATGTTTCACCTCTTCATGTTTCTTTGGTCTCTAACTACACGGGTTTGAATGGAACATTCATTAAGAAGGTCACGCGGTCAATAAAGTCAACCGGGTGGGTACAATCTTCTTATGGTAAGATAGTAACCGAATCAACTCAAGAGTTTAACTACAGTAATATTATGGTGATGGCAAACGACGGAGGTTTACAAATTGTTGATCAAATAATCGAGTTTAACGACAGCGTGTCTACCAAGAAGGCGTCTTCTGTTCACTTAAAACAATCTTTAAAATCGTTTTCGTTTTACATAAACTCGGATACAGAGGACAAAGGAAATGGAAGTTTTGCTCAGCTGGCGGATATTACTTTGGGTTTTAACGAGAAAAAGATCGTTAATTCGGGTTCTAATTCATCATCAAGTGTGCTTGAAAACATACAAAAGGGTCAGGGATCAATGCTTGTGAAGGGAAATTTGGTGGTGAGTGGATTGGGGAGTACACAACAGATGTATAATTATGGTGACAATAAGTTCTGCTATTTTAGGGACATAAGCAGCTCGAATTACACGATTATTTACGACAAAGAAGGCCATACGTGCGGTTAA